TCTTCAATGGCGGCGTTCTGCTCCATCTCCTGCTGGATAACGTCCAATAACTCCAAATGGGACAATTGCAGCAGCTTGATCGCCATCTGCAACTGGGGCGTCATGATGAGTTGTTGGGCCAGACGCAGTTGCTGTCGTAGTTCCAGTGCCATTATTATCCTGACTGCCTGATTATTATGCTAATTTTTTTTTCTCGGGGGATGTGACGAGCTTCATCCCGTGCATGTTCTATGCCAAAAGACTATCACAGAGTGAATCCCTCGCCAAGATAAAAACGCTTGGCCACCTCGCTGGAGGCGATTTTTTCCGGCGAACCCGATTCAATCACGGCGCCATGATTTAAAATATAAGCAGTATCGCAAACTTTTAAAGTCTCTCTGACGCTGTGATCCGAAATTAAAACCCCGATCCCACGCTCCGTCAAATGCTTAATGATATTCGATATGTCAATGACGGCCAAGGGGTCTATGCCGGCGAAAGGCTCATCCAAAAGCATGAACAAAGGCTCTGTGGCCAAGGCCCGGGCGATTTCCAGCCGCCTTCTTTCACCGCCGGACAAAAGATAGGCCTTCCGGTCCGCAAGACGGCTGATTCCCAGCTCGTCCATGAGCCCGGCGGCCTTTTTCTCCCGGCCGGACCGGGATAACCTGCCCACCTCCAGGATGGCCATGATGTTGTCCCGCACGCTCAACTTGCCGAACACCGAGCTTTCCTGGGGAAGGTAGCCCAGGCCCTTTCGGGCCCGCACGTACATGGGATCGTCCGTCAGATCCCGCCCGTCCAGAAGAACCTTGCCTCCGTCAGCCTGAATCATGCCCACAGCCATATAAAAGGTGG
The Desulfatibacillum aliphaticivorans DSM 15576 DNA segment above includes these coding regions:
- the lptB gene encoding LPS export ABC transporter ATP-binding protein translates to MATLLLEDLVKVYNNKMTVDHVTMEVASGAVTGLLGPNGAGKTTTFYMAVGMIQADGGKVLLDGRDLTDDPMYVRARKGLGYLPQESSVFGKLSVRDNIMAILEVGRLSRSGREKKAAGLMDELGISRLADRKAYLLSGGERRRLEIARALATEPLFMLLDEPFAGIDPLAVIDISNIIKHLTERGIGVLISDHSVRETLKVCDTAYILNHGAVIESGSPEKIASSEVAKRFYLGEGFTL